Proteins encoded in a region of the Balaenoptera musculus isolate JJ_BM4_2016_0621 chromosome 5, mBalMus1.pri.v3, whole genome shotgun sequence genome:
- the LOC118896089 gene encoding 60S ribosomal protein L22-like, translating to MAPVNKLVVKGGKKKKQVLKFTLDSTHPVEDGIMDAANFEQFLKERIKVNGKAGNLGGGVVTTERSKSKITVTSEVPFSKRYLKYLTKKYLKKKNLRDWLCVVANSKESYELRYFQINQDEEEEEDED from the coding sequence ATGGCACCAGTGAACAAGCTTGTGGTGAAGGGGggcaaaaaaaagaagcaggtccTGAAGTTTACTCTTGACTCTACCCATCCTGTAGAAGATGGAATCATGGATGCTGCCAATTTTGAGCAGTTTCTTAAGGAAAGAATCAAAGTGAATGGAAAAGCTGGGAATCTCGGAGGAGGTGTTGTAACAACTGAAAGAAGCAAAAGCAAGATCACTGTAACTTCCGAGGTGCCTTTTTCCAAAAGGTATTTGAAATATctcacaaaaaaatatttgaagaagaagAATCTCCGTGATTGGTTATGCGTAGTTGCTAACAGCAAAGAAAGTTACGAATTACGTTACTTCCAGATTAATCaagatgaagaagaggaggaagatgaggattGA